Proteins from a genomic interval of Xylocopa sonorina isolate GNS202 chromosome 6, iyXylSono1_principal, whole genome shotgun sequence:
- the LOC143424878 gene encoding uncharacterized protein LOC143424878 — MLNLVQITVNYLYVSLKITCMIYLLKYFTLVYHSDLIHASITFYICKKNVKITWRVKYMKKYYNMEAITFDTSLNVSEPYNDSKNASGSSSLCVSPTANNILQSEDKNECTSLDLMSKYFDQLNIQSYSKHNEEKNEHLAGIISNIIDTLRIVLVKPHSPDILLYIGTPLFLISTKSEHNKSKYKLLGYIDDIFGSIGEPMYSVTMNCNLTDALDISEHVYYFPNHPSTLHMYVEHTTSKTSDIRKYNIKIDNL; from the exons ATGTTAAACTTAGTACAAA TTACTGTTAATTATTTATATGTAAGTCTAAAAATTACGTGTATGATCTATTTATTGAAATACTTTACACTTGTTTATCATTCTGACCTTATTCATGCCTCTATAACTTTTTATATATgtaaaaaaaatgttaaaatcACTTGGAGAGTAAAATATATGAAG aaatattataatatggAAGCAATTACATTTGATACGAGTTTAAATGTCAGTGAACCATACAATGATAGTAAAAATGCTTCAGGTAGCTCAAGTTTATGTGTATCACCTACTGCTAATAATATATTGCAATCAGAAGATAAAAATGAGTGTACATCATTGGATCT GATGAGCAAATATTTTGATCAGTTAAATATACAATCGTATTCGAAGCataatgaagaaaaaaatgaacATCTTGCAGGAATAATTAGTAACATTATTGATACGCTTCGTATAGTACTTGTTAAACCCCACTCACCAGATATTCTTTTGTATATCGGAACTCCCCTGTTTTTAATTAGTACAAAATctgaacataacaaatcaaaatATAAACTATTAGGTTACATAGATGATATTTTTGGATCTATTGGAGAACCTATGTATTCTGTGACTATGAATTGCAACTTAACAGATGCATTAGACATTAGTGAACATGTATATTATTTCCCTAATCATCCGAGTACATTACACATGTACGTAGAGCATACAACAAGTAAAACGTCTGAtataagaaaatataatattaaaatagaCAACTTATAA
- the Papss gene encoding 3'-phosphoadenosine 5'-phosphosulfate synthase, producing MKVYCTQSSRYNIVMSNETVENPNKRMMMTCSNVSEQAHHVSRAKRGQAIGSIRGFRGCTVWLTGLSGAGKTSIAFQVEAILVNHGIAAYGLDGDNVRSGLNCNLGFSKEDRKENIRRVAEVAKLFADSGQICLCSFVSPFEEDRQMARQIHRMSDLPFFEIFVDTPLNVCEARDTKGLYKKARQGAIKGFTGIDQMYERPVNPDLVVTTENCTPEESAATVIDLLEKQCIIPVLEKPTIPIRELFIPESRISSAKTEAATLQSLEISEIDVQWLQILAEGWAAPLTGFMREHQYLQTQHLKCLLEGDKEINQSIPIVLAVHTKDKERLDGFSAFTLKHNNKALAILRRPEFYFHRKEERCGWQFGTNNLGHPYVKMIHESGDWLVGGDLEVIQRIRWQDGLDKYRLTPNEIRIKCKKMKADAVFAFQLRNPIHNGHALLMQDTRKRLLEQRGFKNPILLLHPLGGWTKDDDVPLHTRILQHEAILSEGVLDADSTLLAIFPSPMMYAGPVEVQWHAKARMNAGANFYIVGRDPAGIPHPNRNATPDGNLYDPTHGARVLSIARGLKSLEIIPFKVAAYDKKHKKMTFFDEKRKEDFEFISGTKMRSFAKTGENPPNGFMSPKAWSVLAQYYRNLEK from the exons ATGAAAGTGTACTGTACACAAagttcaagatataatatagttATGTCAAACGAAACTGTTGAAAATCCAAACAAACGAATGATGATG ACATGTAGTAATGTATCAGAGCAAGCGCATCATGTGTCAAGAGCGAAGCGTGGCCAAGCAATAGGAAGTATAAGAGGTTTTCGAGGATGTACAGTTTGGTTAACAGGCCTCTCTGGTGCAGGAAAAACTTCGATAGCTTTCCAAGTTGAAGCTATATTAGTTAATCATGGAATTGCTGCTTACGGACTTGATGGAGATAACGTAAGGAGTGGTTTAAACTGCAACCTTGGTTTCAGTAAAGAAGATAGGAAAGAAAACATAAGGAGGGTCGCAGAAGTAGCTAAATTATTTGCTGATAGCGGCCAAATTTGTTTATGTAGCTTTGTATCACCATTTGAGGAAGATAGACAAATGGCAAGGCAAATTCATAGAATGTCGGATCTTCCATTTTTTGAAATATTTGTTGATACACCTCTTAATGTATGTGAAGCTAGGGATACTAAAGGATTATATAAAAAGGCACGTCAAGGGGCAATCAAAGGTTTTACAGGAATAGATCAAATGTATGAAAGACCAGTAAATCCTGATTTAGTGGTAACCACTGAAAACTGTACTCCAGAAGAATCAGCCGCAACTGTTATTGATCTTCTGGAGAAACAGTGTATTATACCAGTGCTTGAAAAACCTACAATACCAATACGGGAGTTGTTCATTCCAGAATCACGAATATCTTCTGCGAAAACAGAAGCAGCTACACTTCAGAGTTTAGAAATTAGTGAAATAGATGTACAATGGCTCCAGATTTTAGCAGAAGGTTGGGCGGCACCTCTTACTGGATTTATGAGAGAACATCAATACCTTCAG ACTCAGCATTTAAAATGTCTCCTTGAGGGTGACAAGGAAATTAATCAATCTATTCCCATAGTTCTTGCAGTACATACAAAGGACAAAGAACGTTTGGATGGATTTTCAGcttttacattgaaacataATAATAAAGCTCTTGCAATATTACGCAGGCCAGAATTTTACTTTCatagaaaagaagaaagatGTGGTTGGCAATTTGGTACTAATAATTTAGGTCATCCATATGTAAAGATGATTCATGAATCTGGAGATTGGTTGGTAGGCGGAGATTTGGAAGTTATTCAAAGGATTAGATGGCAAGATGGCCTGGATAAATACAGACTTACACCAAATGAAATTAGAATAAAGTGTAAAAAGATGAAAGCTGATGCTGTATTTGCCTTTCAACTTAGAAATCCTATACATAATGGTCATGCACTACTGATGCAA GATACTAGGAAACGTTTATTAGAACAAAGAGGATTTAAAAATCCTATTCTCCTGTTACATCCTTTGGGTGGTTGGACTAAAGATGATGATGTACCACTGCATACACGAATTTTGCAACATGAAGCTATACTTAGTGAAGGAGTTTTAGATGCTGATTCTACATTATTAGCAATTTTTCCAAGTCCAATGATGTATGCTGGGCCAGTTGAG GTACAATGGCATGCAAAAGCTAGAATGAATGCAGGTGCCAACTTTTACATTGTTGGAAGAGATCCTGCTGGTATACCGCACCCTAATAGAAATGCAACACCTGATGGCAATCTTTATGATCCTACTCATGGAGCACGAGTTCTTTCAATAGCACGAGGTTTAAAATCCTTAGAAATCATACCATTTAAAGTTGCAGCATACGATAAAAAACATAAGAAAATGACCTTTTTCGACGAAAAACGGAAAGAAGATTTTGAATTCATATCAGGAACAAAAATGCGTA GTTTTGCAAAAACAGGCGAGAATCCACCCAACGGTTTCATGTCACCCAAAGCATGGTCTGTTCTTGCACAATATTATCGGAATTTAGAAAAATAA